The DNA window GGACAAGCTCTACAAGAGCCGGCTAAGGTAGTATGGTCATATTCAATggaagagtgaccagattcaACCAGATGGAGCTAGTAGaggtaggggcaggcctaaaatgactatggACAAAGTGGTAATAAAAGATACGCAAAAGGTAGGGGTCAATTCTAGTATGACTGTAGATATAGTTATGTGGAGAACAAAGACCTGTGTAACCGACTTGTAGGAGAATGTTCCTCTGATACTACTTTGACTactgtattttcttctttaccTCCTTTTACCTCCTCTTGTCTTATTATACTACCTTTTTTGttacttctttttattcttatttctaTTACTATTTTAGATCCTATTGGATTTatgtagttgaccccatttagttgggagaaGGTTATGATAGTTGTTTATACACGAAATAATTAATGACAAGTATAATTTGCAAACTGTATATTTCAATACTTTTACAATAGAGTTTAGACCGAGTTGCCTAGATCTTTATATATTCTCCCATTAGGTTATAGTCCCATGAACAAGTAGATTcaggaaatttttatttaaaaaaaagaaaagaaaaagaaaaataaagaaagaaagaaagatttagGAAATAATGGCAACACATAAAGCTTTTCATTCAAGGGACAAAATATAGCCTATTGGAGGATTGACTTCACTTCATAATTTTGTGGCTTTCCTCTCGTCTTGAGTGCAGTTTGGCAGGAGAATAAATTCTCAGGAATCCTGGTTCGGGTTCaatttataatttcatttttctttgtgtAAGGTTCAATCCAGATGTCATGATGGAGCCTGTGTTGCACGAATCCATAGTATGATATACATTTCCATGACTAAGGTACACTTCTATATTACATATTAAACCTAACCCAACTTCTTTTTTCAGTAAATAAAACAGACAAAATAATAGCCCAAAAAGAACTGTTAGGACCAGTGGTGCATCATATGTATAAGGTTAGGTCAAAAAACGCATTAAAAACCATGCCAAAGGCCTTTAGTTCTACCTCCTTTTGTGATGCATTGAGAAGATATTAACTGCAGCCATGTGAGGAAAGAAAGACCATTACTCTCAAGCAGACTTTCTAGGAAAATTCCTTCTGCAGACAATGTAGGTGAGGAACACAGTAAGAAAGTGAGAAAGGAACTGAAAAAGAAATCAATGCAGTCTTGTAAGTGCTCCAAATACCATTTCAAGCATATGGAAGTAACCCTGATGGACTATTCCACATTCCAGGCTGTTTTGTTTCCTATATTATCTTTTGATGATTCTGATGGATAACCTTTTCCCACCACTAATCCACTCATTCTTGATGATAAGCATATAAGGAAACTTGATATGACAGTTCACTTTATAGGACTACCTCAAATTGACATTCATGCAGCTtcccagaaaaaaagaaaaaaaattatgagtaaCATTACAAAGGCATTTAAGTATCAATTCCATTCATCAATCCAACCCATCCATCCGTTCAATCAGAACTTTCTGAGATAATTTCTGATCCAATGTATCCACCAAAGAGTTAGAAGTATTGGGCTTCAACCAATTTTTGTTGAATCATTCCTTACAACAAGCCACAAGAACTGAAGCATGGGTAATACACagcaaagcaagagagagaCTCATCCTGAGaattccaaagaaaaagaagaggattcAAGCTTTACTTGTGAGATATGCATAGAGCCCATGTCACAAAGCAAGAgattcaagaacaagaagaggtGTACCCATCCATTCTGCTTCGATTGTATTGCTAAATACATTGAAGTTAAGGTTGAAGATCATATAACAGAGGTGAAATGCCCTGGCTTTAACTGTGAGAAGTTACTAGACCCTCTTTCTTGCTGTCCCATTCTCTCCCCACAGGTGTTTGAGAAATGGTGTGATGTGCTATGTAATGCAGCTATTCTAAGCTTTGACAAAGTATACTGTCCTTTCAATCACTGCTCCACATTGATCCTGAATGAATGCAAGGAcgataatgaaaaaacagaatGCCCCAACTGCAAGAACTTGTTTTGTTTTAAATGCAAGTCTCCATGGCATGAAGGTTTCCAATGCAGTGAAAATGGGGAACTAAAAGACACAAATGATATCCTCTTTGCCAAGCTTGCTGAGAGGAAGAAGTGGAAAAGATGTCCAAGCTGCAATCATGCTGTGGAACTACTTTCAGGATGCCCAGATGTTAAATGCAGGTATGCTGctttgcttttcttcttcttcttttaaaatAGAACAATCCAGTGctcgaggctcctgctactgcagggaATAAAATGTAGGCAGCCTTACCCTTTATTTTGCAGGAGACACTGTTTTCAAGTAGGacagtgaggagagagagagagagagagagagagagagagagagagagagagagaacaggaaAGTGGAGAAGATAAAAACCTCATTGGTCCCTCTCCATGACCTCGCCCTAGAGAGGATCTTAATCCCATAAAATAGCTTAGAAACACATGGATTGGATCGATTCATACCAATTCAGATCTAATTCGATCTTTTAAAACCTGGATTCAGAGGCTCACTATTCATCCATTGGGATAAAACCCAATCCCCCTTATTAGATCAGCAAAGTCTGGTTTTGGTAGAATGGTGGTCCACGAGAgtggatcaagtcctcatataagaaccattctcgtatggGCTGATCTACACAGATAGAATCTACCCAACAATCAACTCTATGGTGGATTCTCATTCGAGCTGGTCCACACTCGTGGTCCTCTTCATGCAGTTGGGTTCATGTGTTAAAAGAAAAGTTGATGGTTTTGTGATTTTGTGATGTAGATGTGGTACAagattttgttatatttgtggAGGGAAGTGCTCTAACCATTTACGTTGGTGCGAGAGAAATGTGAACAGCATTCGTCTGCGTACAATTATTTTCCTTATCTTCATCCTTGTCCTTACTTCAATTGCTGTGCCATTTCTACTGGGAAAATTAAGGTACTCATAGTATGTAGTTCTTTTGGTACCCtataaatttaagatataatgtaattattattttgttgaagAGGATATTTCTAAAGGTAAGGAAAGGTGTTCTATTATACTGTAGAAGACCACCAACCACATCATTGTAAGTCAGTAGAGTTGGTTCTTGTAACTTCCACTGTCCAAAGGCTATGGATTGACCACTGACACTAGTCAAGTCAAGttaaaaaaaagacaaattaCTGGGTTCCTTTGAAGTCCTTGgatattaattttataaatctttcTTAAACACATAAAGGGATTAATTCTTTGTCAAAAaataataagttttttttttttagttaggcCCCAAGAAAATATGAACTCCTGATCTCCTAATTTTGAGGTGTTAGATTTTTACCGCAGCAGTAACCCCTTGAGGTTTTGGAAGGAAACATTTTTATTAGTGTTCTAAAAGTTGGGGGAAAGAAAGCTACTTGATTAGTAAGAGTGTTAATTCTAGGCTCGGCCTAATAGGCCTAATCGAGACCGAAATTTTAAAGCCCTAAGAGCCCAATGTGTTTATTAATCGATTGTTCCCGGTGCAAGGGTACTACTTGATGACGCCGACCATGACCTACCAATTAATTGCCCGACTCGGTTTGATATATTTAAGACCCGTTAATAGCTAGGTGAGAGCCCATTTACAAGCTCGATACATTTAAAGCCTGATTAGAGCCTTAGAGATGAACATGTCATTAGCCCGTCTAAGGCCTGTTTAGTCCGATTGTTGGTAGCCCAAGTAAATATTGGTACCTGATTGACTGtttataaatgggaccatgCCTGGCAATGAGAACCAATTATTTAAACGGGTTTGTCATGATGCAAGGTCTTGAAGTGGGGAAGCCAAATTAGGCCCGACTGAAACTGGCCCCAActcgaccaattgacacccctactagtCACGTGGCCCTTCCATCCAGTCATAGGGGTGCGCAGAATCATAGCCCCACCctcaatgaaataaaatatctcATTTTTGTGGATACTCTTGCATGTTCTTTCATTGGCCCCCCACGCTGGTGCATGGTCTAAGTGACCATGCAATGATCTCTTGCCCATCTGAGTTATACATAGATGCTAGTATGATGAGGATTTAACTCTACCAGTGTTTTTACCTCTCTATCCCAAATCAGGTTACGAAAGAGGGTTGATACATCAGACTGGCAGTCGCtgtaaaagagaaaattacttATAATGACTCCATTTTGGAACAGCTTCATAAAGGTTCCACCCTTTTGAATCACATTTAAAAATGATATGATAATTCCGAAAATTGGATAGAGAGGATATGGTTTGGATAAACCATCTATCAAATTCTAAGACCTAATTCAACCAAATACCTTCTCGTATATTGGCATGTATCTCGTGCATGTCCATGCTTACTTATAGTACTTCAACCATTACTACGTACTCACGTAATCCTAAACTTTCAAAGCTCTACAGTGCCACTTGGCAAGCTCGGATCACACCGAAACTTGATATATGAGTAAAAAACCTAGGCTTCATTctgtatgaaaattttaagcCAATTTGATCTACCATATGGTAGAGTTTAAGTGGGTTTTTTACGTAAGGCTTAACTTCCTATCGACCTCGGACCAATCAATCGAATATTGATTAATACGAAATCGATCAAAGACTACTTGAAAACAACTCTTCTGCTTAGAAACGAAATGTTCCAAATGTTCTTGGAAATTCTTGCTCCCACTGGACCATTTATACGTGGGACTTCGTAGAAAACATAATTGTACTGCTGATATTTGATTGTAAATCATATTATGATCGATCAAAGTCTGAAATTTTTATCTCAACATACATGAAGTAATGACCTTAAGTGTACTTTACAGACTTTACAAACTGTATCTTCAGTAATTTCACAAGGGAGTCTAGAGCAAATTGCCTGGATTGGCCTTTTATTTCAGCCCTTAATCCATGAACTTGAACTTGTACCAATTCAGAATGACCTGATTGATCCGGATATTAAAGAAGATGGGTTTGGGTTCAGTTTAGATGTCATGATGAGGCCTGTGTTGCTTGCCTTTTTTAAGTCTTGAGTTTCGTTAGTTTAAGTTCTAAAAAGTAATTaagaaattttatttctatttcaattctAGACTTCAATTAAGTAGCTCTTAATTTGTATTTTATAAATAGGTTTATAACCCAATtcattggacagatttgaagaatgaaacctctcttttcttctcagatTTAGATTATAAGTTACCTTCCCTTAGGTGACCCTAACCCCTGGACATCAACCCACAAAAGCTTCCCAGACTGAGAACCAAGTGGGAGACAACCAGCAACTCAACTCCCTTTGTCCAGCATTCCATAATTTCAAGCTCTACTTGGAAGCCACAAGAACTGAAGCATGGGTGATACACAGCAAAGCATGAGAGAGATATCCTGAGAATtccaaagagaaagaagaggattcAAGCTTTACTTGTGAGATATGCATAGAGCCCATGTCACAAAACAAGAgattcaagaacaagaagaggtACCCATTCGTTCTGCTTGGATTGTATTGTTAAATACATTTAAGTTAAGATTAAAGATCATGTAACAGTGGTGAAATGCCCTGGCTTA is part of the Macadamia integrifolia cultivar HAES 741 chromosome 9, SCU_Mint_v3, whole genome shotgun sequence genome and encodes:
- the LOC122088810 gene encoding probable E3 ubiquitin-protein ligase RNF217, encoding MGNTQQSKRETHPENSKEKEEDSSFTCEICIEPMSQSKRFKNKKRCTHPFCFDCIAKYIEVKVEDHITEVKCPGFNCEKLLDPLSCCPILSPQVFEKWCDVLCNAAILSFDKVYCPFNHCSTLILNECKDDNEKTECPNCKNLFCFKCKSPWHEGFQCSENGELKDTNDILFAKLAERKKWKRCPSCNHAVELLSGCPDVKCRCGTRFCYICGGKCSNHLRWCERNVNSIRLRTIIFLIFILVLTSIAVPFLLGKLRYS